One stretch of Anguilla anguilla isolate fAngAng1 chromosome 5, fAngAng1.pri, whole genome shotgun sequence DNA includes these proteins:
- the sult5a1 gene encoding sulfotransferase family 5A, member 1 — translation MARLDVTETFRQITFPGHLHTQESLRYATDFQFQDTDTLVVTYPKSGTTWMQQALTLLMNRGDATLAQTVPNWARAPWLEQYYCPEVLKGSQGPRIITTHLPYHLLAPALQGSKAKIIYVARNPKDVAVSYYYFHKMANFLPQPGTFDEFLNNFLDGTLHYGSWFDHVRGWTSQAEDNLNFFYITYEDMWQDLRGSLERISAFLQCPLQAEELNSTQRHCTFSRMKENAMVNYTQIPDEIMDHSKGQFMRKGKIGDWKNMFTEEQSQRFDQVFESEMQSSQLRFVWECLGDFVPVEPLETRTTAEKPVLSVA, via the exons ATGGCCAGACTGGATGTCACCGAGACCTTCCGCCAGATCACCTTTCCTGGGCACCTGCACACCCAGGAGTCCCTGCGCTATGCCACGGACTTCCAGTTccaggacacagacacactcgtCGTCACCTACCCCAAATCCG ggacaACCTGGATGCAGCAGGCCCTTACATTGCTGATGAACCGGGGGGATGCTACCCTGGCTCAGACTGTACCCAACTGGGCCCGTGCCCCCTGGCTGGAACAGTACTACTGCCCCGAGGTGCTGAAGGGCTCCCAGGGACCCCGAATCATCACCACCCACCTGCCTTACCACCTGCTGGCCCCCGCCCTCCAGGGCTCCAAGGCCAAG ATAATCTACGTGGCCAGAAACCCAAAGGATGTCGCTGTGTCATATTACTACTTCCACAAAATGGCCAACTTCCTTCCCCAACCCGGCACCTTTGACGAGTTTCTCAATAACTTCCTGGATGGAACGC tgcattatgggtctTGGTTTGATCACGTGAGAGGATGGACCAGTCAAGCAGAAGAcaatttgaactttttttacattaccTATGAGGACATGTGGCAG GACCTGAGAGGCTCGCTGGAGAGGATCAGTGCTTTCCTacagtgccccctgcaggcggAAGAGTTAAACAGCACCCAGAGGCACTGCACTTTCAGCAGAATGAAGGAGAACGCCATGGTCAACTACACTCAGATTCCAGATGAGATCATGGACCACAGCAAGGGCCAGTTCATGAGAAAAG GTAAAATTGGGGACTGGAAGAACATGTTCACGGAGGAGCAAAGCCAGCGTTTTGACCAAGTCTTTGAGTCCGAGATGCAGAGTTCACAGCTGAGGTTtgtgtgggagtgtctgggggaCTTTGTGCCTGTTGAGCCCCTGGAAACAAGGACAACCGCGGAGAAACCCGTCCTCTCAGTAGCCTGA